From a region of the Sesamum indicum cultivar Zhongzhi No. 13 linkage group LG3, S_indicum_v1.0, whole genome shotgun sequence genome:
- the LOC105158932 gene encoding uncharacterized protein LOC105158932 isoform X3, protein MTAAQEIVELFCELITVRLPIIEAQRECPLDLKEAISSLCFAAPRCADLPELLQVQMMFAGKYSKEFVSAATELRPECGVNRQLVELLSVRAPAPDVKLKLLKEIAEEHELDWDPSASEGELLKPHEDLLNGPTQFVSGSKFPLPKEKNDETKSTAPEPASLEHSDSDEDFEIIDFPEVPKQPLVSNKDTVSVPEMLPFPVSALSEVDDQEEHNPSVGSENLPYLEARLPLPEKSVIKEDASHKISPGQMENKKFVPFICPPSELSASFPVKEFNSHPSKTKYDNEDLQDILAAAHEASETAERAAAAARSAASIAQLRISELVKKKDDEVSEFTMENPFYLDKAQTDPEGKAELDLQKPFDSPLTSPTENNFFENYMAHQPAAHTSYDDLKWDFDSSPHSNNFLSHGSLQKPQISPSLDDDTYFSYPNLFTSQGSNVSSPSHLQTTSKQ, encoded by the exons aTGACGGCTGCACAAGAAATAGTTGAGCTTTTCTGTGAGCTCATTACCGTTCGCCTACCGATTATTGAAGCACAAAG GGAGTGCCCTCTGGACTTGAAGGAAGCAATTTCGAGCTTATGCTTTGCTGCACCAAGGTGTGCTGATCTGCCAGAGTTGCTACAGgtgcaaatgatgtttgctgGTAAATACAGTAAAGAATTCGTATCTGCTGCGACTGAACTTAGGCCGGAATGTGGTGTCAATCGGCAG TTGGTCGAGCTTTTATCTGTTCGAGCTCCTGCACCTGATGTTAAACTGAAGCTGCTAAAGGAAATTGCTGAAGAGCATGAGCTTGATTGGGATCCAAGTGCTTCTGAGGGTGAATTATTGAAGCCACACGAAGACTTACTG AATGGACCGACACAGTTTGTCAGTGGTTCCAAATTTCCCCTTCCCAAAGAGAAGAATGATGAGACAAAGTCAACTGCTCCAGAACCTGCTTCTCTAGAACATAGTGATTCTGATGAAGACTTTGAGATTATAGATTTTCCAGAAGTTCCTAAGCAGCCATTAGTGTCAAATAAAGACACAGTCTCAGTACCGGAGATGCTCCCATTTCCTGTCTCTGCACTTTCTGAGGTTGATGATCAAGAAGAACATAATCCTTCTGTAGGTAGTGAGAATCTTCCATACTTGGAGGCAAGACTTCCATTGCCAGAGAAGTCAGTTATAAAAGAAGATGCATCTCATAAAATCTCACCAGGtcaaatggaaaataaaaagtttgtgCCATTCATATGTCCTCCATCAGAGTTGTCTGCATCATTTCCTGTAAAAGAATTCAATTCACATCCCTCAAAGACGAAATATGATAATGAAGATTTACAGGATATACTGGCTGCTGCTCATGAAGCTAGTGAAACAGCAGAACGTGCGGCAGCAGCTGCACGGTCAGCAGCTAGCATTGCTCAACTTCGAATTAGTGAGCTTGTCAAGAAAAAGGATGATGAAGTCTCAGAATTCACTATGGAGAATCCATTTTACCTTGACAAAGCTCAGACAGATCCAGAAGGCAAGGCTGAATTAGATTTACAGAAACCGTTTGACAGTCCCTTGACATCTCCAACTGAGAATAACTTCTTTGAAAACTACATGGCTCATCAACCAGCAGCTCATACCTCATATGATGATTTAAAATGGGACTTTGATTCCTCTCCTCACAGCAACAATTTTCTCAGCCATGGTAGTCTTCAGAAACCTCAGATATCACCTTCATTGGATGATGATACATATTTCTCATACCCAAACTTATTCACATCGCAAGGCTCAAACGTAAGTTCTCCCAGTCATTTACAGACTACAAGTAAGCAATAA
- the LOC105158932 gene encoding vacuolar protein sorting-associated protein IST1 isoform X2, translating to MLDSFFNKGFKAAKCKTLLKLTIPRIKLLRNRRDIQMKNMRREIAKLLETGQEATARIRVEHIIREEKMTAAQEIVELFCELITVRLPIIEAQRECPLDLKEAISSLCFAAPRCADLPELLQLVELLSVRAPAPDVKLKLLKEIAEEHELDWDPSASEGELLKPHEDLLNGPTQFVSGSKFPLPKEKNDETKSTAPEPASLEHSDSDEDFEIIDFPEVPKQPLVSNKDTVSVPEMLPFPVSALSEVDDQEEHNPSVGSENLPYLEARLPLPEKSVIKEDASHKISPGQMENKKFVPFICPPSELSASFPVKEFNSHPSKTKYDNEDLQDILAAAHEASETAERAAAAARSAASIAQLRISELVKKKDDEVSEFTMENPFYLDKAQTDPEGKAELDLQKPFDSPLTSPTENNFFENYMAHQPAAHTSYDDLKWDFDSSPHSNNFLSHGSLQKPQISPSLDDDTYFSYPNLFTSQGSNVSSPSHLQTTSKQ from the exons ATGCttgattctttctttaacAAAGGCTTCAAAGCTGCCAAATG TAAAACTTTGCTGAAACTTACAATTCCTCGAATAAAGTTACTGAGGAATCGAAGAGACATTCAGATGAAGAATATGCGTCGAGAAATCGCCAAGCTGCTTGAGACTGGTCAAGAAGCCACCGCTCGGATTCGG gTAGAGCATATtataagagaagagaagaTGACGGCTGCACAAGAAATAGTTGAGCTTTTCTGTGAGCTCATTACCGTTCGCCTACCGATTATTGAAGCACAAAG GGAGTGCCCTCTGGACTTGAAGGAAGCAATTTCGAGCTTATGCTTTGCTGCACCAAGGTGTGCTGATCTGCCAGAGTTGCTACAG TTGGTCGAGCTTTTATCTGTTCGAGCTCCTGCACCTGATGTTAAACTGAAGCTGCTAAAGGAAATTGCTGAAGAGCATGAGCTTGATTGGGATCCAAGTGCTTCTGAGGGTGAATTATTGAAGCCACACGAAGACTTACTG AATGGACCGACACAGTTTGTCAGTGGTTCCAAATTTCCCCTTCCCAAAGAGAAGAATGATGAGACAAAGTCAACTGCTCCAGAACCTGCTTCTCTAGAACATAGTGATTCTGATGAAGACTTTGAGATTATAGATTTTCCAGAAGTTCCTAAGCAGCCATTAGTGTCAAATAAAGACACAGTCTCAGTACCGGAGATGCTCCCATTTCCTGTCTCTGCACTTTCTGAGGTTGATGATCAAGAAGAACATAATCCTTCTGTAGGTAGTGAGAATCTTCCATACTTGGAGGCAAGACTTCCATTGCCAGAGAAGTCAGTTATAAAAGAAGATGCATCTCATAAAATCTCACCAGGtcaaatggaaaataaaaagtttgtgCCATTCATATGTCCTCCATCAGAGTTGTCTGCATCATTTCCTGTAAAAGAATTCAATTCACATCCCTCAAAGACGAAATATGATAATGAAGATTTACAGGATATACTGGCTGCTGCTCATGAAGCTAGTGAAACAGCAGAACGTGCGGCAGCAGCTGCACGGTCAGCAGCTAGCATTGCTCAACTTCGAATTAGTGAGCTTGTCAAGAAAAAGGATGATGAAGTCTCAGAATTCACTATGGAGAATCCATTTTACCTTGACAAAGCTCAGACAGATCCAGAAGGCAAGGCTGAATTAGATTTACAGAAACCGTTTGACAGTCCCTTGACATCTCCAACTGAGAATAACTTCTTTGAAAACTACATGGCTCATCAACCAGCAGCTCATACCTCATATGATGATTTAAAATGGGACTTTGATTCCTCTCCTCACAGCAACAATTTTCTCAGCCATGGTAGTCTTCAGAAACCTCAGATATCACCTTCATTGGATGATGATACATATTTCTCATACCCAAACTTATTCACATCGCAAGGCTCAAACGTAAGTTCTCCCAGTCATTTACAGACTACAAGTAAGCAATAA
- the LOC105158933 gene encoding non-specific lipid-transfer protein-like protein At5g64080, with product MKFFNIVACIIAMWAAVAATSCGAQSQPPAGGPSPALDCSTLIYDMIDCMPFLSNGGHQTKPDESCCSGLRAVVETDADCICYAVNSAAGLGLDINMTRAEALPSRCGVFTPPIDACIMSSTPGASPANPPKAIGAPSHSPNLPPTAQPPVAVAAAPFAPARAPVSQAPAPSYESSGAYAISAIFSIIFTIILFLVL from the exons ATGAAGTTCTTCAATATTGTGGCATGCATTATAGCCATGTGGGCTGCCGTGGCCGCGACTTCCTGCGGCGCGCAGTCTCAGCCACCGGCCGGTGGTCCTAGCCCGGCATTGGACTGCAGCACTCTGATCTACGACATGATTGATTGCATGCCGTTCTTGAGCAACGGGGGCCACCAAACGAAGCCTGATGAATCTTGTTGTTCCGGCCTCAGGGCTGTGGTGGAGACTGATGCAGATTGCATTTGTTATGCCGTAAACAGCGCGGCTGGTCTAGGACTTGATATTAACATGACTAGGGCGGAGGCTTTGCCTTCTCGCTGTGGGGTTTTTACTCCGCCAATCGATGCCTGCATCA TGTCGAGCACTCCAGGGGCATCTCCAG CTAATCCTCCAAAAGCCATTGGTGCACCTTCACACTCTCCAAATCTTCCTCCTACCGCACAGCCACCGGTCGCGGTCGCGGCTGCCCCCTTCGCCCCAGCAAGAGCACCGGTTTCTCAAGCTCCGGCACCCTCATATGAAAGCTCCGGTGCATACGCCATATCAGccatattttctattatttttactattattcttttcctcGTTCTTTAG
- the LOC105158932 gene encoding uncharacterized protein LOC105158932 isoform X1 produces MLDSFFNKGFKAAKCKTLLKLTIPRIKLLRNRRDIQMKNMRREIAKLLETGQEATARIRVEHIIREEKMTAAQEIVELFCELITVRLPIIEAQRECPLDLKEAISSLCFAAPRCADLPELLQVQMMFAGKYSKEFVSAATELRPECGVNRQLVELLSVRAPAPDVKLKLLKEIAEEHELDWDPSASEGELLKPHEDLLNGPTQFVSGSKFPLPKEKNDETKSTAPEPASLEHSDSDEDFEIIDFPEVPKQPLVSNKDTVSVPEMLPFPVSALSEVDDQEEHNPSVGSENLPYLEARLPLPEKSVIKEDASHKISPGQMENKKFVPFICPPSELSASFPVKEFNSHPSKTKYDNEDLQDILAAAHEASETAERAAAAARSAASIAQLRISELVKKKDDEVSEFTMENPFYLDKAQTDPEGKAELDLQKPFDSPLTSPTENNFFENYMAHQPAAHTSYDDLKWDFDSSPHSNNFLSHGSLQKPQISPSLDDDTYFSYPNLFTSQGSNVSSPSHLQTTSKQ; encoded by the exons ATGCttgattctttctttaacAAAGGCTTCAAAGCTGCCAAATG TAAAACTTTGCTGAAACTTACAATTCCTCGAATAAAGTTACTGAGGAATCGAAGAGACATTCAGATGAAGAATATGCGTCGAGAAATCGCCAAGCTGCTTGAGACTGGTCAAGAAGCCACCGCTCGGATTCGG gTAGAGCATATtataagagaagagaagaTGACGGCTGCACAAGAAATAGTTGAGCTTTTCTGTGAGCTCATTACCGTTCGCCTACCGATTATTGAAGCACAAAG GGAGTGCCCTCTGGACTTGAAGGAAGCAATTTCGAGCTTATGCTTTGCTGCACCAAGGTGTGCTGATCTGCCAGAGTTGCTACAGgtgcaaatgatgtttgctgGTAAATACAGTAAAGAATTCGTATCTGCTGCGACTGAACTTAGGCCGGAATGTGGTGTCAATCGGCAG TTGGTCGAGCTTTTATCTGTTCGAGCTCCTGCACCTGATGTTAAACTGAAGCTGCTAAAGGAAATTGCTGAAGAGCATGAGCTTGATTGGGATCCAAGTGCTTCTGAGGGTGAATTATTGAAGCCACACGAAGACTTACTG AATGGACCGACACAGTTTGTCAGTGGTTCCAAATTTCCCCTTCCCAAAGAGAAGAATGATGAGACAAAGTCAACTGCTCCAGAACCTGCTTCTCTAGAACATAGTGATTCTGATGAAGACTTTGAGATTATAGATTTTCCAGAAGTTCCTAAGCAGCCATTAGTGTCAAATAAAGACACAGTCTCAGTACCGGAGATGCTCCCATTTCCTGTCTCTGCACTTTCTGAGGTTGATGATCAAGAAGAACATAATCCTTCTGTAGGTAGTGAGAATCTTCCATACTTGGAGGCAAGACTTCCATTGCCAGAGAAGTCAGTTATAAAAGAAGATGCATCTCATAAAATCTCACCAGGtcaaatggaaaataaaaagtttgtgCCATTCATATGTCCTCCATCAGAGTTGTCTGCATCATTTCCTGTAAAAGAATTCAATTCACATCCCTCAAAGACGAAATATGATAATGAAGATTTACAGGATATACTGGCTGCTGCTCATGAAGCTAGTGAAACAGCAGAACGTGCGGCAGCAGCTGCACGGTCAGCAGCTAGCATTGCTCAACTTCGAATTAGTGAGCTTGTCAAGAAAAAGGATGATGAAGTCTCAGAATTCACTATGGAGAATCCATTTTACCTTGACAAAGCTCAGACAGATCCAGAAGGCAAGGCTGAATTAGATTTACAGAAACCGTTTGACAGTCCCTTGACATCTCCAACTGAGAATAACTTCTTTGAAAACTACATGGCTCATCAACCAGCAGCTCATACCTCATATGATGATTTAAAATGGGACTTTGATTCCTCTCCTCACAGCAACAATTTTCTCAGCCATGGTAGTCTTCAGAAACCTCAGATATCACCTTCATTGGATGATGATACATATTTCTCATACCCAAACTTATTCACATCGCAAGGCTCAAACGTAAGTTCTCCCAGTCATTTACAGACTACAAGTAAGCAATAA